Proteins found in one Allorhizobium pseudoryzae genomic segment:
- a CDS encoding YitT family protein, with protein MANATQQKTPVGFWASSSERHSILEDIQGVVAGSMLAALGVTLLASAHLLIGGTAGLGFLLRYSTGLSFGTVFFLLNLPFYWLAYKRLGLAFTLKTFAAVALTSFFTEVLPGLISIGDINPLVAALFGGLLIGTGMLALFRHRASLGGFGILALYLQDKFGWRAGLVQLALDGVVLTVSFFVATPFVIACSILAAVTLNLTLAINHRTDRYIVR; from the coding sequence ATGGCGAACGCAACGCAGCAAAAGACGCCGGTCGGCTTCTGGGCCTCGAGTTCGGAGCGCCATTCGATCCTGGAGGATATCCAGGGCGTGGTGGCCGGCTCCATGCTGGCGGCGCTCGGCGTCACGCTGCTTGCCTCCGCCCATCTTTTGATCGGCGGCACCGCCGGCCTCGGTTTCCTGCTGCGCTATTCGACCGGCCTCAGTTTCGGTACCGTCTTCTTCCTGTTGAACCTGCCTTTCTACTGGCTGGCCTACAAGCGTCTCGGCCTCGCTTTCACGCTGAAGACCTTCGCCGCCGTGGCGCTCACCTCCTTCTTTACCGAAGTCCTGCCGGGCCTGATCTCGATCGGCGACATCAACCCGCTGGTGGCGGCCCTGTTCGGCGGGCTCTTGATCGGCACCGGCATGCTGGCACTCTTCCGCCACCGCGCCAGCCTCGGCGGCTTCGGCATCCTGGCGCTCTACCTGCAGGACAAGTTCGGCTGGCGCGCCGGCCTGGTGCAGCTGGCGCTTGATGGCGTGGTGCTGACGGTCTCCTTCTTCGTCGCCACCCCCTTCGTGATCGCCTGCTCGATCCTCGCGGCGGTGACGTTGAACCTCACGCTCGCCATCAACCACCGCACGGATCGGTATATCGTGCGATAG
- a CDS encoding DUF6460 domain-containing protein yields the protein MSDQMNRLLGDTPGRTIVKLIVVSLIVGFVMAVFGLRPFDIVYGLRDFILDLWHRGFNALGAVGDYLIAGAMIVIPAFILLRLFSFRR from the coding sequence ATGTCGGACCAGATGAACAGGCTGCTTGGTGATACGCCGGGACGCACGATCGTGAAACTGATCGTCGTTTCGCTGATCGTCGGCTTCGTGATGGCCGTGTTTGGCCTCAGACCCTTCGACATCGTCTACGGCCTGCGCGATTTCATCCTCGACCTGTGGCATCGCGGCTTCAATGCGCTCGGCGCCGTCGGCGATTACCTGATTGCCGGCGCCATGATCGTCATCCCCGCCTTCATCCTGCTTCGACTGTTCAGTTTCAGACGCTAA
- a CDS encoding CAP domain-containing protein yields the protein MPSSPTARRGFLLVTGGALLSLAGCSTFRAPVSVDGATDDTRAALPLVNALRAKHGLSSLSASQPTGRAAAEQAVRMAKADQMTHLIGLGDDFGARMKRNGVPLPAAENIASGQKSVEEAVQAWIDSPKHLENMLGSYRSVGVAMARSPSTGRPYWAMVLSA from the coding sequence CTGCCTTCCTCTCCGACCGCCCGGCGCGGCTTTCTCCTCGTGACCGGCGGCGCGCTCTTGAGCCTTGCCGGCTGCTCCACCTTTCGGGCGCCGGTCTCGGTCGATGGTGCCACCGACGATACGCGCGCGGCCCTGCCGCTCGTCAATGCGCTTCGGGCGAAACACGGTCTGTCCAGCCTTTCGGCCTCGCAGCCGACGGGACGGGCGGCCGCCGAACAGGCGGTGCGCATGGCAAAAGCAGACCAGATGACGCATCTGATCGGCCTTGGCGACGATTTCGGCGCCCGGATGAAACGCAACGGCGTGCCGCTGCCGGCAGCAGAAAATATCGCCAGCGGCCAGAAGTCGGTGGAAGAGGCGGTTCAGGCCTGGATCGATTCGCCCAAACATCTGGAAAACATGCTAGGCTCCTATCGCTCGGTCGGCGTTGCCATGGCACGCTCCCCCTCCACCGGGCGGCCCTATTGGGCCATGGTTCTGTCTGCCTGA
- a CDS encoding class I SAM-dependent DNA methyltransferase codes for MSAIQFSSGDVIADRRADYARMLSEAGDHAAAAELLEQALEIVPRWTAGWLLLGEAHQKSGQVEQAIEAFRRVEDLDATGIFGAALKLALLGAAPTPETPPSAYVEGLFDDYADRFETALLDKLNYSVPEKLFALARPHAPFALTVDLGCGTGLFGVEVAGATHRLEGFDLSANMLAKAEEKGIYRHLAQADLSSEAAADVLFAEGLAKARADLVSAADVLMYLGSLDTTFSLARDLLKPGGLFAFSVEDAGGAEEGYTLLPSLRYAHTETYIRTLLAAFGFDLLQMQKTDIRMDGGKVVYGILFLARLTA; via the coding sequence ATGTCCGCCATCCAGTTCTCGTCAGGCGACGTGATCGCCGACCGCCGCGCCGATTATGCCCGCATGCTCTCGGAAGCCGGCGATCACGCGGCTGCCGCCGAATTGCTCGAACAGGCGCTGGAGATCGTCCCGCGCTGGACGGCCGGCTGGCTGCTGCTCGGCGAGGCGCATCAGAAGTCGGGGCAGGTCGAGCAGGCGATCGAGGCTTTTCGCCGGGTGGAAGACCTGGATGCGACCGGCATCTTTGGCGCCGCGCTGAAACTGGCGCTGCTCGGTGCCGCCCCGACGCCGGAGACGCCGCCATCGGCTTACGTCGAAGGCCTCTTCGATGACTATGCCGACCGTTTCGAGACGGCGCTTCTCGACAAGCTGAACTACAGCGTGCCGGAAAAGCTGTTCGCGCTCGCCCGCCCCCACGCGCCCTTCGCACTGACGGTCGATCTCGGCTGCGGCACCGGCCTGTTCGGGGTCGAGGTGGCCGGCGCGACGCACCGCCTCGAAGGCTTCGATCTCTCCGCCAACATGCTCGCCAAGGCCGAGGAGAAGGGGATCTACCGGCATCTCGCCCAGGCAGACCTCAGCAGCGAAGCGGCCGCCGACGTGCTTTTTGCGGAAGGACTGGCCAAAGCCCGCGCCGATCTCGTCTCGGCAGCGGACGTGCTGATGTATCTCGGCAGTCTGGACACGACCTTTTCGCTCGCCCGCGACCTGCTGAAACCGGGCGGCCTGTTCGCCTTTTCCGTCGAGGATGCCGGCGGGGCGGAGGAAGGCTACACGCTGCTGCCCTCGCTGCGCTATGCCCACACGGAAACCTATATCCGCACCCTTCTCGCCGCCTTCGGCTTCGACCTGCTGCAGATGCAGAAAACCGACATTCGCATGGATGGCGGAAAAGTAGTCTACGGCATTCTGTTTCTTGCCCGCCTCACGGCCTGA
- a CDS encoding YitT family protein has translation MSQRRTLGLYSADPSQHTWIEDSQGLLTGALVSALGFYLLNRVGLLTGGTAGVAFLVHYAFNISFGLLFFLVNLPFYYLSFKRLGLAFSAKTFIAIGLVSLMTEVETRFLLIDYLHPFWGALMGGLLLGYGLLALYRHRASLGGVGILAIYIQERFGIQAGLIQLAFDTCVMASAFLVLDWQIVIWSILGAVILNLFLAINHRSDRYIVVR, from the coding sequence GTGTCACAGAGAAGAACGCTTGGGCTTTACAGTGCCGACCCCTCCCAGCACACATGGATCGAAGACAGCCAGGGCCTGCTGACGGGGGCGCTCGTCTCGGCGCTTGGCTTTTACCTGCTGAACCGCGTCGGCCTCTTGACCGGCGGCACGGCGGGCGTCGCCTTCCTGGTCCATTACGCCTTCAACATCTCGTTCGGCCTGCTGTTCTTCCTCGTCAATCTGCCGTTCTACTACCTTTCCTTCAAGCGCCTGGGGCTCGCCTTTTCGGCAAAAACCTTCATCGCCATTGGCCTCGTCTCGCTGATGACGGAGGTGGAAACGCGCTTTCTGCTGATCGATTACCTGCATCCCTTCTGGGGCGCGCTGATGGGCGGCCTGCTGCTCGGCTACGGGCTGCTCGCCCTTTATCGCCACCGGGCAAGCCTCGGCGGCGTCGGCATTCTGGCCATCTATATCCAGGAACGCTTCGGCATCCAGGCGGGCCTTATCCAGCTTGCCTTCGATACCTGCGTCATGGCATCAGCCTTCCTGGTGCTGGATTGGCAGATCGTCATCTGGTCAATCCTCGGCGCCGTGATCCTCAACCTGTTCCTGGCGATCAACCACCGCTCGGACCGTTACATCGTGGTGCGCTGA